One Parasedimentitalea psychrophila genomic region harbors:
- the fcl gene encoding GDP-L-fucose synthase produces MRIYVAGHRGMVGGAILRQLQAKGDHQLITRTSAELDLTDQAAVQAFFAEEKPDQVILAAAKVGGIVANNSYPAQFIYENLMIECNVIHAAYLAGVQKLLQLGSSCIYPKMADQPMAEAALLTGPLEPTNEPYAIAKIAGIKLCESYNRQYGTDYRSVMPTNLYGPGDNFHPENSHVLPALIRRFHLAAQSGADEVVIWGSGKPRREFLHVDDMAAASLFVLGLDAEIYAANTESMLSHINVGSGSDISIRELAEMVAGITGFTGKITQDASKPDGTMRKLMDVSRLAQMGWHSSIALEDGIKGTYDWFLTLDTDELRQK; encoded by the coding sequence ATGCGGATCTATGTGGCAGGCCATCGCGGCATGGTCGGCGGTGCCATCCTGCGCCAGTTGCAGGCGAAAGGTGATCATCAGTTGATCACCCGCACCAGTGCTGAGCTGGACCTGACCGATCAGGCAGCAGTGCAGGCGTTCTTTGCCGAGGAGAAACCCGATCAGGTGATTCTGGCGGCCGCCAAGGTGGGTGGCATTGTCGCCAACAACAGCTATCCGGCGCAATTCATTTATGAAAACCTGATGATTGAGTGCAACGTGATCCACGCCGCCTATCTGGCTGGGGTGCAGAAACTGCTGCAACTTGGATCATCCTGTATCTATCCAAAAATGGCCGATCAGCCGATGGCTGAGGCGGCGCTGCTGACTGGCCCCCTGGAACCCACCAACGAACCTTATGCCATTGCCAAGATCGCCGGTATCAAGCTGTGCGAGAGCTATAACCGGCAATATGGCACGGATTATCGCTCGGTGATGCCGACCAATCTTTATGGGCCCGGTGATAATTTTCACCCCGAGAACAGCCATGTGCTTCCCGCGCTGATCCGTCGCTTTCACCTGGCGGCGCAGTCTGGTGCTGACGAGGTGGTGATCTGGGGATCGGGCAAGCCCCGGCGGGAGTTTCTGCATGTGGATGACATGGCGGCAGCCAGCCTGTTTGTGCTGGGTCTGGACGCCGAAATCTATGCCGCCAATACCGAATCCATGCTGAGCCACATCAACGTCGGTTCGGGCAGTGATATCAGCATCCGAGAGCTGGCCGAGATGGTTGCAGGTATCACCGGATTTACTGGCAAGATCACGCAAGACGCCTCAAAACCTGATGGCACCATGCGTAAACTGATGGATGTGTCGCGCTTGGCCCAGATGGGCTGGCACTCCAGCATTGCGCTAGAGGACGGCATCAAGGGCACTTATGATTGGTTTTTAACTTTAGACACGGACGAATTACGTCAAAAATAG
- a CDS encoding AAA family ATPase: MFTHQDLSQMQAKSLKMQSWIRQQTFSPEMEKKLRRFSSWEVAELIFKVNQSTLRGRLAADPSLPQGQVEADGRQRWYSLEEINELRRRIKVNRKSLMPDRPAGKRALRVAISNFKGGAGKSTVALHFAHAAALDGYRVLCVDFDPQATLSHSMGLNDVTEDYTVWGIMARDLVRETERMNATSQGAESGAALPHRRLPEAITDMGLQDLRVSDFIKSTSWPTIDLVPSCANAAFVEFASAQYRHLNPEWSFFAAVSRYLDQIPAEDYDLMIFDCPPAIGYQSMNAVFAADMLYIPSGPGYWEYDSTTSFIGQLSEALEDLSAFNGIVPTGTATLPKVFQDVRFLLTRYESGNDLHRAMRDAFGNVFGERLAEHPIEMTRAVEQSGRFLSSIYEIDYRDMTRETWRRARASFDQAYSEFKTNALLAWDGLEDET, from the coding sequence ATGTTTACCCACCAAGACCTGTCACAAATGCAGGCCAAATCGCTCAAGATGCAAAGCTGGATCAGGCAGCAGACTTTCTCGCCCGAGATGGAGAAAAAGCTGCGTCGCTTTTCCAGCTGGGAGGTGGCCGAGCTGATATTCAAGGTCAACCAATCCACCCTGCGCGGTCGCCTAGCTGCCGACCCCAGCCTGCCTCAGGGCCAGGTCGAGGCCGACGGGCGGCAGCGCTGGTATTCGCTGGAAGAGATCAACGAGCTGCGGCGCCGCATCAAGGTGAACCGCAAGTCGCTGATGCCGGACCGTCCGGCGGGCAAGCGGGCGCTGCGGGTGGCGATCTCCAACTTCAAGGGCGGCGCCGGCAAATCCACCGTGGCGCTGCACTTTGCCCATGCCGCGGCGCTGGACGGCTACCGGGTGCTCTGCGTTGATTTTGATCCGCAGGCCACATTGTCCCATTCGATGGGGCTGAACGACGTGACCGAGGATTATACCGTCTGGGGCATCATGGCCCGTGATCTGGTCCGCGAGACCGAGCGGATGAACGCCACCTCTCAGGGTGCCGAATCCGGCGCCGCCCTGCCCCACCGTCGCCTACCCGAGGCGATCACCGACATGGGGTTGCAGGATCTGCGGGTCAGCGATTTCATCAAATCCACCAGCTGGCCCACCATCGACCTGGTGCCCAGCTGTGCCAATGCCGCCTTTGTTGAATTCGCCAGTGCGCAGTATCGCCACCTCAATCCTGAATGGTCATTCTTTGCGGCGGTGTCGCGCTATCTGGATCAGATCCCGGCCGAGGATTACGACCTGATGATTTTCGATTGCCCGCCGGCCATTGGCTATCAGTCAATGAATGCGGTGTTTGCTGCCGACATGCTCTATATCCCCTCCGGCCCCGGCTATTGGGAATATGATTCCACCACCTCCTTTATCGGCCAGCTGTCCGAAGCCCTGGAGGATCTGTCGGCGTTCAACGGCATTGTCCCCACCGGGACAGCCACCCTGCCCAAGGTGTTTCAGGATGTGCGGTTCCTGCTGACGCGTTATGAATCGGGCAATGATCTGCACCGGGCCATGCGCGATGCTTTTGGCAATGTGTTCGGCGAACGACTGGCCGAACACCCGATTGAAATGACCCGTGCGGTGGAGCAATCCGGCCGCTTCCTCAGCTCGATATACGAGATAGACTATCGCGATATGACCCGCGAGACTTGGCGCCGGGCGCGGGCCTCCTTTGATCAGGCCTACAGTGAATTCAAGACCAATGCCCTGTTGGCCTGGGATGGGTTGGAGGATGAGACATGA
- a CDS encoding mannose-1-phosphate guanylyltransferase/mannose-6-phosphate isomerase has product MISPILLCGGSGTRLWPLSRKSYPKQFSPLLGETTLFQASAQRLAGDGYGAPLVLTNSDFRFIVTEQLAQVGIDPGAILIEPEGRNTAPAILAAALYLQKTDPEALMLVAPSDHVVPDAAAFRAAVAAGEAAAREGQLVTFGIKPTHAETGYGYLELQGDAGDFSPRAIGLKRFVEKPDAETAEQMLAADNYLWNAGIFLFSVQTIVDAFRTHAPELMDPVQASVDQGQPDLGFLRLDPQAWGGADDISIDYAVMERADNLTVVPFAAGWSDLGGWDAVWREAGPDANGVVLSPNATAIDCENSLLRSEDAGLEVVGIGLKNIIAVAMPDAVLVADVSRAQDVKLAVAALKEKQAAQATAFPKDHRPWGWFESLVVGERFQVKRIVVHPGAALSLQSHHHRSEHWIVVEGTAKVTVDGEVKLVTENQSVYIPLGAVHRMENPGKLPMVLIEVQTGSYLGEDDIIRYDDVYARS; this is encoded by the coding sequence ATGATTTCCCCCATTCTTCTTTGCGGCGGCTCTGGCACCCGGCTTTGGCCGCTGTCGCGTAAAAGCTACCCAAAACAATTCTCGCCACTGTTGGGGGAGACGACCCTGTTTCAGGCCTCGGCGCAGCGATTGGCCGGGGATGGCTACGGCGCGCCCTTGGTGCTGACCAACTCGGATTTTCGCTTTATCGTGACCGAGCAATTGGCGCAGGTAGGCATTGATCCCGGTGCCATTCTGATCGAGCCCGAGGGCCGCAATACCGCTCCGGCTATTCTGGCGGCGGCGCTGTATTTGCAAAAGACCGACCCCGAGGCGCTGATGCTGGTGGCACCGTCAGATCACGTGGTGCCCGATGCCGCAGCCTTTCGCGCTGCGGTGGCAGCAGGTGAGGCGGCGGCGCGTGAGGGGCAGCTGGTGACCTTTGGTATCAAGCCGACCCACGCCGAAACCGGCTATGGCTATCTGGAGCTGCAGGGGGACGCGGGTGATTTCTCGCCGCGGGCCATTGGGCTGAAGCGCTTTGTCGAGAAACCCGATGCCGAGACGGCAGAACAGATGCTGGCGGCGGACAACTACCTGTGGAACGCCGGTATCTTCCTGTTTTCGGTGCAGACGATTGTGGATGCGTTTCGCACCCATGCGCCAGAACTGATGGATCCGGTGCAGGCTTCGGTGGATCAGGGGCAGCCCGATCTTGGGTTCCTGCGATTGGATCCACAGGCCTGGGGCGGCGCCGATGATATCTCTATTGACTATGCGGTGATGGAGCGGGCCGATAACCTGACCGTTGTGCCCTTTGCCGCCGGCTGGTCCGATCTGGGCGGCTGGGATGCGGTCTGGCGCGAGGCCGGGCCGGATGCGAATGGCGTGGTGCTGTCGCCCAATGCCACCGCGATCGACTGCGAAAACAGCCTGCTCAGGTCCGAGGACGCGGGCCTGGAAGTTGTCGGTATCGGGCTGAAGAACATCATTGCCGTGGCGATGCCGGATGCGGTGCTGGTGGCGGATGTCAGCCGGGCGCAAGACGTGAAGCTGGCAGTGGCGGCGCTGAAAGAGAAGCAGGCGGCTCAGGCGACCGCCTTTCCCAAGGATCACCGCCCCTGGGGCTGGTTTGAGAGCCTAGTGGTGGGCGAGCGGTTCCAGGTCAAGCGCATCGTGGTGCATCCCGGTGCGGCGCTGAGCCTGCAAAGCCATCATCACCGCTCTGAGCACTGGATCGTGGTTGAAGGGACCGCCAAGGTGACGGTGGACGGTGAGGTGAAACTGGTGACGGAAAACCAGTCGGTCTATATCCCGCTGGGCGCGGTGCACCGAATGGAAAACCCCGGCAAACTGCCGATGGTGCTGATCGAGGTGCAGACCGGCAGCTATCTGGGTGAGGACGATATCATTCGCTACGATGATGTTTATGCGCGCAGCTAA
- the gmd gene encoding GDP-mannose 4,6-dehydratase — translation MTKTALITGVTGQDGSYLAELLLEKGYEVHGIKRRASSLNTQRVDHIYQDPHTDHARFKLHYGDLSDSSNLTRILQEVQPDEVYNLGAQSHVAVSFDAPEYTADVDAMGTLRLLEAIRFLGLEKKTRFYQASTSELYGLVRETPQTETTPFHPRSPYGVAKMYAYWITVNYREAYGMYACNGILFNHESPRRGETFVTRKITRGLANIAQGLEDCLYLGNIDALRDWGHAKDYVRMQWMMLQQDAPEDFVIATGVQYSVRQFVQWSAEELGITLEFSGSGLDEIATVAAIAGDNAPALSVGDVVMRIDPRYFRPAEVETLLGNPAKAKEKLGWVPEITVQEMCAEMAAEDLKAARRHALLQQHGMDLPVAVEG, via the coding sequence ATGACCAAAACAGCACTTATCACCGGGGTGACCGGTCAGGACGGCTCTTACCTAGCGGAGCTTCTGTTGGAAAAAGGCTATGAAGTGCACGGCATCAAACGCCGCGCCAGCTCGCTCAACACCCAGCGGGTGGATCACATTTATCAGGATCCCCACACCGATCATGCCCGTTTTAAACTGCATTACGGTGATCTCAGCGACAGCTCCAACCTGACCCGGATCCTGCAGGAGGTGCAGCCGGACGAGGTCTATAACCTCGGGGCGCAGTCTCATGTAGCGGTCAGTTTTGATGCTCCCGAATACACCGCCGATGTGGATGCCATGGGCACCCTGCGGCTGCTCGAGGCGATCCGCTTTCTGGGACTGGAGAAAAAAACCCGGTTCTATCAGGCCTCGACCTCGGAACTCTACGGTTTGGTGCGGGAAACCCCGCAGACGGAGACCACACCGTTCCACCCGCGCAGCCCCTACGGCGTGGCCAAGATGTACGCCTATTGGATCACCGTGAACTACCGCGAGGCTTACGGCATGTATGCCTGCAACGGCATCCTGTTCAACCACGAGAGCCCGCGCCGCGGTGAGACATTTGTCACCCGCAAGATCACCCGTGGGCTGGCCAATATCGCGCAGGGGCTGGAGGACTGTCTGTACTTAGGCAATATTGATGCGTTGCGCGACTGGGGCCATGCCAAGGATTATGTGCGGATGCAGTGGATGATGCTGCAGCAAGACGCGCCTGAGGATTTTGTCATTGCCACCGGGGTGCAGTATTCGGTGCGCCAGTTTGTGCAATGGTCAGCCGAAGAGCTGGGAATCACGCTGGAATTCTCGGGCAGTGGTTTAGACGAGATCGCAACGGTTGCTGCAATTGCCGGTGATAATGCCCCGGCTTTGAGCGTCGGCGATGTGGTGATGCGGATTGACCCGCGGTATTTCCGCCCCGCCGAGGTGGAAACCCTGTTGGGCAATCCGGCCAAGGCCAAGGAGAAACTGGGCTGGGTGCCTGAAATCACCGTGCAAGAGATGTGCGCTGAAATGGCGGCCGAGGATCTGAAAGCTGCACGCCGTCACGCGCTGTTGCAGCAGCACGGTATGGACCTTCCGGTCGCGGTCGAGGGGTAG
- a CDS encoding PEP/pyruvate-binding domain-containing protein codes for MLSGVGALVATKLGFAPKKGGAALRYPVRLIATLVLFAGGLLALNYWQYTKQASTELARLQATLVRPAQFSGTSIKDATLKETSFLKQEDHPLAISTREAAALLEGGVTQFYDVRETGENAMGTLPGATHIRFPDFLQSQPVTGNQPVVLFCHNGNRSSETCEKLAAMGIDCRFISGGIEKWIVEGNGFSDAQVKSLSDLRAIPEYPGKDVLLGTDDFKSLLDTEALQIVDTRYPGDFETGHLPGAVNIPIRALPTDELMRRIEALDPSKPTIAACYDRRSCFMGQVLGLELAQKGFDFRGRYTLPWEFFIPPAPKPHIQDWQAAQQLGLWDQAISAVATGLLWIHARSHILLGLLGLSLLTRLLILPVALKSERDQITTAATADELKAVKDKLTGDPVRKARAVQAFYADKGLTPMRNLTALLFLPVMMIGVSAAQQASTTLQIPFLWMSDLGQPDPTFILPLLFTALAGIYLAWAVAKTPRQTMLWLGLGMPALFAMVFALGAAANAYLCCSLTLLLVQRAYVTGLFSRLRQALAVRSHKTALRSLPRGVIPMGYSEELASSGNKALRLSILKNAGLPVPGGVVVRSEAIADLRQMSAAQKDAFAAQIWRLAGEKPCAVRSSASNEDGADQSFAGVFDSVLDVTANTMRDALDQVVASFTSDRAASYDLGATDENAGNILVQQMVQSEYAGVMFTQDPTAPGMVMIEWVNGCGEDLVSGRVTPTSLRFGRYTGMPADAEQDQTLDLAPLLELGRQIEQTFGCPQDVEWAYADGQFQIVQSRDITTLNLGSEQEKIRLAEWRGVLDRFADADPDRPILEQDEMSEVLPRPTPLSFSLMGRMWSPGGSVDLACRQLGVPYGLPEGPDGHMVNLFGKTYVDVALKQGMTLNVSTSKAKQLRKQARPMVETFRGEVMPELAAQLALWQAVDYTALPLPKLVETIDTLQQLLVQDIYVEAEKINILAGFTMGEASAAAQDNPALRAQLMQAALPNAPSSLIASCRGKSAQTRALQLMGHRSIFDYELSSPRYIEAPTLLWSLLDTTADLAPTTPPPANLPGELSEVLELAVAFQDLKEQAKHEALRVVCEIRRAVLALGRVTKLDALIFHLTLDELLSADWSQPEARQTAQIRKDQAELRQKSAPTAVSLTLRDCEMLSLGRLAQAGDDSLGGTCVSGQQNVTGRVFWVEDESAIDPATFDGFSDGDILVCRMINPAWLPMVQRSGAVLSEVGGWLSHMAIVAREKDILMLVGCKGLDQLETGSRIKVSNDGTIEMAQITELKVVSA; via the coding sequence ATGCTTTCAGGCGTCGGCGCACTGGTCGCGACAAAGCTTGGCTTCGCGCCCAAAAAGGGCGGAGCCGCATTGCGTTACCCGGTCCGGCTGATCGCAACCCTGGTCCTTTTTGCAGGCGGGCTATTGGCCCTAAACTACTGGCAATACACAAAACAGGCCTCGACTGAACTGGCCCGATTACAGGCCACCCTGGTGCGACCGGCACAGTTTTCCGGCACTTCGATCAAGGATGCCACGCTGAAGGAAACCAGCTTTTTAAAGCAAGAGGATCATCCGTTGGCGATTTCAACCCGGGAGGCAGCTGCTTTGCTAGAGGGCGGTGTTACGCAGTTTTACGATGTCCGTGAAACAGGCGAAAACGCCATGGGCACGCTTCCGGGTGCAACCCACATCCGGTTCCCAGATTTCCTGCAGTCGCAGCCGGTGACCGGCAATCAGCCCGTCGTTCTGTTCTGCCACAATGGCAACCGCAGTTCGGAAACCTGCGAAAAACTGGCTGCAATGGGTATTGACTGCCGCTTTATCTCAGGCGGTATTGAAAAATGGATTGTTGAGGGCAACGGCTTTAGCGACGCGCAGGTCAAATCGCTGTCCGACCTGCGCGCCATTCCAGAATACCCAGGCAAGGACGTCTTGCTGGGCACCGATGATTTCAAATCACTGCTCGACACCGAAGCCCTGCAGATCGTCGACACCCGCTATCCCGGCGACTTTGAAACCGGCCACCTGCCGGGGGCGGTGAACATCCCCATTCGCGCCCTGCCAACGGACGAGCTGATGCGTCGCATTGAGGCGCTGGACCCCAGCAAACCCACCATTGCCGCCTGCTATGATCGCCGCAGCTGCTTTATGGGTCAGGTGCTGGGGCTGGAACTGGCACAAAAAGGCTTTGATTTCCGTGGCCGCTATACCCTGCCGTGGGAGTTCTTTATTCCGCCCGCACCAAAACCGCATATTCAGGACTGGCAAGCGGCCCAACAGCTAGGCCTGTGGGATCAGGCTATATCTGCCGTTGCTACCGGATTGCTGTGGATCCACGCGCGCAGCCATATCCTGCTGGGGCTATTGGGTCTGTCACTGCTGACCCGGTTGCTGATCCTGCCGGTGGCGCTGAAATCCGAACGCGATCAGATCACCACCGCCGCAACTGCGGATGAGCTGAAGGCCGTCAAGGATAAGCTGACCGGCGATCCGGTCCGCAAGGCCCGCGCGGTGCAGGCCTTTTACGCAGACAAGGGGCTGACCCCGATGCGCAACCTGACGGCGCTGCTGTTCCTGCCGGTGATGATGATCGGTGTATCCGCTGCCCAACAGGCCAGCACCACACTGCAAATCCCGTTCCTGTGGATGTCGGATCTGGGCCAGCCCGATCCCACCTTTATTCTGCCGCTGCTGTTCACCGCGCTGGCCGGGATCTATCTGGCCTGGGCCGTGGCCAAGACCCCACGCCAGACCATGCTGTGGCTTGGTCTTGGCATGCCGGCGCTGTTTGCCATGGTGTTTGCCCTTGGTGCAGCGGCCAACGCCTATTTGTGCTGCAGCCTGACGCTGCTGCTGGTGCAACGCGCCTATGTCACCGGCCTGTTCAGTCGCCTGCGCCAAGCTCTTGCGGTTCGCTCACACAAGACCGCGCTGCGCAGCCTGCCGCGTGGTGTCATCCCCATGGGCTATAGCGAGGAACTGGCAAGCTCGGGCAACAAAGCTCTGCGGCTGTCGATCCTGAAAAACGCCGGCCTGCCGGTGCCCGGCGGTGTTGTGGTTCGGTCTGAGGCGATTGCCGATCTCCGTCAGATGTCTGCTGCCCAAAAAGATGCATTTGCGGCGCAAATCTGGCGTCTTGCCGGTGAAAAACCCTGTGCGGTGCGCAGCTCGGCCAGCAACGAAGACGGCGCCGATCAAAGCTTTGCCGGGGTGTTCGATTCCGTGCTGGATGTGACAGCTAACACCATGCGCGATGCGCTGGACCAGGTGGTCGCCAGCTTCACCTCTGACCGCGCTGCCAGTTATGATCTGGGCGCCACTGACGAAAACGCGGGCAATATTCTGGTGCAGCAGATGGTGCAGTCGGAATACGCCGGAGTCATGTTCACCCAAGACCCCACCGCCCCCGGTATGGTTATGATCGAATGGGTCAATGGCTGTGGCGAGGACCTGGTCTCGGGTCGCGTCACCCCAACCTCGCTGCGCTTTGGCCGCTATACTGGCATGCCCGCCGATGCCGAGCAGGATCAGACCCTAGACCTGGCCCCACTATTGGAATTAGGCCGCCAGATCGAGCAGACCTTTGGCTGCCCCCAAGACGTGGAATGGGCCTATGCCGATGGCCAGTTTCAGATCGTCCAAAGCCGCGACATCACTACGCTCAATCTCGGCTCCGAGCAGGAAAAAATCCGTCTCGCCGAATGGCGCGGCGTGTTGGACCGCTTTGCCGATGCCGATCCGGATCGACCCATACTGGAACAGGATGAAATGTCCGAGGTGCTGCCGCGCCCCACCCCGCTGTCCTTCTCGCTGATGGGGCGCATGTGGTCGCCCGGTGGCAGCGTCGATCTGGCCTGCCGTCAACTGGGAGTGCCCTATGGCCTGCCCGAAGGGCCGGATGGCCATATGGTCAACCTGTTTGGCAAAACCTACGTTGATGTGGCGCTGAAACAGGGCATGACGCTGAACGTCAGCACCTCCAAGGCCAAACAACTGCGCAAGCAGGCCCGGCCGATGGTCGAGACGTTCCGGGGTGAAGTGATGCCCGAACTGGCCGCGCAATTGGCCCTGTGGCAGGCGGTGGATTATACCGCCCTGCCGCTGCCCAAGCTGGTTGAGACCATCGACACGCTGCAACAATTGCTGGTGCAGGACATCTATGTCGAAGCTGAAAAGATCAACATTCTGGCCGGTTTCACCATGGGCGAGGCCAGTGCGGCAGCGCAAGACAATCCCGCCCTGCGCGCGCAGCTGATGCAGGCTGCACTGCCCAATGCGCCGTCTAGCCTGATCGCCAGCTGCAGGGGAAAATCCGCCCAAACACGGGCGTTGCAACTGATGGGCCACCGCTCAATCTTTGACTACGAGCTGAGCTCGCCGCGCTATATTGAGGCCCCTACCCTGCTGTGGTCGCTGCTTGACACCACGGCAGACCTCGCCCCCACGACCCCGCCACCTGCAAATCTGCCGGGAGAGCTAAGCGAGGTGCTGGAACTGGCGGTGGCCTTCCAGGATCTGAAGGAACAGGCCAAACACGAAGCCCTGCGCGTGGTCTGCGAAATTCGCCGCGCTGTGCTGGCCCTTGGCCGTGTCACCAAACTGGACGCGTTGATCTTTCACCTGACACTGGATGAGTTGCTATCCGCTGACTGGAGCCAGCCCGAGGCTCGACAGACGGCGCAAATCCGCAAGGATCAGGCCGAGCTGCGCCAGAAATCGGCCCCCACGGCGGTCAGCCTGACCCTGCGCGACTGCGAAATGCTGTCACTGGGCAGGCTAGCTCAAGCAGGCGATGACAGCCTTGGCGGCACCTGTGTCTCGGGCCAGCAAAACGTCACCGGGCGGGTGTTCTGGGTCGAGGACGAAAGCGCCATTGACCCGGCCACATTTGACGGCTTCAGCGATGGGGACATTCTGGTTTGCCGGATGATCAACCCTGCCTGGCTGCCAATGGTGCAGCGCTCCGGCGCGGTGCTTTCCGAGGTCGGCGGCTGGCTCAGCCATATGGCGATTGTTGCCCGCGAGAAAGACATCCTGATGCTGGTGGGCTGCAAGGGGCTGGATCAACTGGAGACCGGCAGTCGGATCAAGGTCAGCAATGACGGCACCATTGAAATGGCTCAGATCACCGAGTTGAAAGTTGTCTCGGCCTGA
- the tviB gene encoding Vi polysaccharide biosynthesis UDP-N-acetylglucosamine C-6 dehydrogenase TviB, producing the protein MSNAAEDRICVIGLGYVGLPLAVEFGKQRHVVGFDINQARIDQLNAGQDLTREIAPDELAQARQLRFTSDVTEIADCRIYIVTVPTPIDTSRRPDLGPLEQASQLVGRVLAPGDIVIYESTVYPGATEEDCVPILEAQSGLKFNRDFHVGYSPERINPGDKSHRLTTIVKVTSGSTPETADRVDALYNEIVTAGTYRAESIRVAEAAKVIENSQRDINIALINELAKIFNRLEIDTEAVLRAAGSKWNFLPFRPGLVGGHCIGVDPYYLTHKAEQVGYHPEILLAGRRLNDGMGAYVAQQMIKAMLKRRIQMADARVLVLGLTFKENCPDLRNTRVIDVVRGLEEFGVAVDVHDPNVAAADAQAVFGLDLVQNPKQGDYEGIILAVAHDEFRAMGEAEIRALGRSGAVVYDLKYVLSAEQSDLRL; encoded by the coding sequence ATGAGCAATGCGGCGGAGGATCGGATCTGTGTGATTGGCCTGGGCTATGTCGGGCTGCCGCTGGCTGTGGAATTTGGCAAGCAGCGCCATGTGGTGGGCTTTGATATCAATCAGGCCCGCATTGATCAACTCAACGCCGGTCAGGATCTGACCCGCGAGATAGCCCCGGATGAACTGGCACAGGCCCGCCAACTGCGCTTTACCAGCGATGTCACGGAAATAGCCGATTGCCGCATCTATATCGTCACCGTGCCAACCCCGATTGACACCAGCCGCCGCCCCGATCTGGGACCGCTGGAACAGGCGTCGCAGCTGGTGGGCAGGGTGCTGGCGCCGGGGGACATCGTTATCTACGAATCCACCGTTTACCCCGGCGCCACCGAAGAGGATTGCGTGCCGATCCTCGAGGCGCAGTCCGGGTTGAAATTCAACCGGGATTTCCATGTGGGCTATAGCCCCGAGCGGATAAATCCCGGCGATAAATCCCATCGGTTGACCACAATCGTCAAGGTGACCTCGGGCTCGACGCCGGAAACCGCGGATCGGGTGGATGCGCTGTATAATGAGATTGTCACCGCCGGCACCTACCGCGCCGAGAGCATCCGGGTGGCCGAGGCCGCCAAGGTGATCGAGAACAGCCAGCGCGATATCAACATCGCGCTGATCAACGAGCTGGCAAAGATTTTCAACAGGCTGGAGATCGACACCGAGGCGGTGTTGAGGGCGGCGGGCAGCAAGTGGAATTTCCTGCCGTTCCGCCCCGGGTTGGTGGGGGGCCATTGCATTGGGGTCGATCCCTATTACCTGACCCACAAGGCGGAACAGGTGGGATATCACCCCGAAATCCTGCTGGCCGGACGGCGGTTGAACGATGGTATGGGCGCGTATGTGGCTCAGCAGATGATCAAGGCGATGCTGAAGCGTCGTATTCAGATGGCGGATGCGCGGGTGCTGGTGCTGGGGCTGACGTTCAAGGAAAACTGCCCCGACCTGCGTAATACCCGGGTGATTGATGTGGTGCGGGGGCTTGAGGAGTTTGGCGTCGCGGTGGATGTGCATGACCCCAATGTCGCCGCCGCCGATGCGCAGGCGGTGTTTGGCTTGGATCTGGTTCAGAATCCGAAGCAGGGCGACTATGAGGGCATTATTCTGGCGGTGGCGCATGACGAATTCCGCGCCATGGGTGAGGCAGAGATTCGCGCTCTGGGCCGTTCCGGTGCGGTGGTGTATGATTTGAAATATGTTTTATCTGCGGAACAATCCGACCTGCGCCTTTAG